The Solanum lycopersicum chromosome 9, SLM_r2.1 genome window below encodes:
- the LOC101243933 gene encoding pentatricopeptide repeat-containing protein At5g18390, mitochondrial, whose amino-acid sequence MFSTFARIRTLYSSTTFTNNTSIFRCIKTIAPSIDQCSNPFSGKGSCGRSVPNDDYFATIHHVSNIVRRDIYLERTLNKMHISRIVNSELVYRVLRSCCQHGIESFRFFNWARTQHPQYDPTTVEFEELLKTLARTAHWETMWKVVQQMKAQNIPISPSIVSFIIEHYGKRGLIDQAVELFNRLKNFGCSQTTEVYNAMLFALCEVKNFQGAYALIRRMIRKGTVPDKLTYSILVNGWCSAGKMREAQEFLEEMSRKGFNPPVRGRDLLIDGLLSAGYLESAKGLVRKMTKEGFVPDVGTFNSLAEAVCKTGEIDFCIDLFNDVCRLGLCPDTETYKIVITAAAKAGRIDEAFQILHRSIEAGHRPFPSLYAPILKAFFRRGQFDDAFSFFSDMKVKGHPPNRPLYTMLIKMCCRGGRFVEASNYLVEMTELNLLPMSRSFDTVTDGLKNCGKHDLAKRIEQLEISVKGI is encoded by the coding sequence ATGTTTTCGACGTTTGCCAGAATCAGGACTTTGTATTCGTCGACTACATTCACCAACAACACCAGCATTTTTAGATGTATTAAAACTATAGCACCTTCCATCGACCAGTGCAGCAATCCTTTCAGCGGTAAAGGTAGTTGTGGCAGAAGTGTGCCTAATGATGACTACTTTGCAACAATTCATCATGTATCTAACATTGTACGACGGGATATTTACCTGGAGCGGACTCTTAACAAGATGCATATTTCAAGAATTGTCAACTCTGAACTGGTGTACCGTGTGCTTCGAAGTTGTTGCCAGCATGGTATCGAATCTTTTCGTTTCTTTAACTGGGCTCGGACTCAACACCCTCAGTATGATCCAACTACCGTAGAGTTTGAAGAACTTCTTAAGACCCTTGCCCGGACTGCCCACTGGGAGACAATGTGGAAAGTAGTCCAGCAGATGAAAGCCCAAAATATTCCTATCTCACCGTCCATTGTTTCATTCATTATTGAACACTATGGGAAGCGTGGTCTCATTGATCAGGCTGTCGAGCTCTTCAATCGGCTCAAGAACTTCGGCTGTTCTCAAACTACTGAAGTATACAATGCTATGCTTTTCGCACTCTGTGAGGTCAAGAATTTCCAAGGGGCCTATGCATTGATTCGGAGGATGATACGGAAAGGTACTGTTCCAGATAAGCTGACATATTCTATTCTTGTAAATGGCTGGTGTTCTGCCGGGAAGATGAGAGAGGCACAAGAGTTCTTGGAGGAAATGAGTCGAAAGGGCTTCAATCCTCCTGTACGTGGGAGGGACCTGCTAATTGACGGGTTGCTCAGCGCTGGATATCTAGAATCAGCTAAAGGATTGGTGAGAAAAATGACAAAGGAGGGGTTTGTGCCAGATGTTGGAACATTCAATTCTTTGGCAGAGGCTGTATGTAAAACTGGGGAAATCGACTTTTGCATTGACCTTTTCAATGATGTTTGTAGATTGGGGCTTTGTCCTGATACTGAGACTTATAAGATTGTCATAACTGCTGCAGCAAAGGCTGGTAGGATTGATGAGGCATTTCAGATTCTTCATAGGTCCATTGAAGCTGGACATCGGCCATTTCCCAGTTTATATGCTCCAATTCTAAAAGCTTTCTTCCGGAGAGgacagtttgatgatgcatTTAGCTTTTTCAGTGATATGAAGGTGAAAGGGCATCCACCAAATCGACCTCTTTATACCATGTTGATAAAGATGTGCTGTCGTGGAGGTAGATTTGTAGAGGCATCTAATTATTTAGTAGAGATGACGGAGTTAAATTTGTTGCCTATGTCACGAAGCTTTGACACGGTGACAGATGGATTGAAGAATTGTGGAAAGCACGATCTAGCCAAAAGGATCGAGCAGTTGGAGATATCTGTCAAGGGCATCTGA
- the LOC101243640 gene encoding cysteine proteinase inhibitor B, with protein sequence MAKSTKILSSILILFFIFSLFSSSNALGGKLGGRTQIKNVKTNQEIQDLGKYCVEEHNRDLRHINGALSSLLSFSQVVEAEKQVVSGVKYYLKISAIVKSSSSPKLFDAVVVVKAWEKKKELLTFSPSPSPATK encoded by the coding sequence ATGGCAAAATCCACAAAAATTCTCTCATCAATCCTcattctcttcttcattttcagtcTATTTTCTTCATCAAACGCATTAGGCGGAAAGCTCGGCGGAAGAACACAAATCAAAAACGTGAAAACAAATCAGGAAATTCAAGATCTAGGTAAGTACTGTGTCGAAGAACACAACAGAGATTTGCGGCATATCAATGGTGCTTTGAGTTCTTTATTGAGTTTTTCTCAAGTTGTTGAAGCAGAAAAACAAGTTGTTTCTGGTGTTAAATATTATCTAAAAATCTCAGCTATTGTTAAATCATCTAGCTCACCAAAATTGTTCgatgctgttgttgttgttaaagcttgggagaagaagaaggaattgCTTAcgttttctccttctccttcacCGGCTACAAAGTGA
- the LOC101268614 gene encoding kinesin-like protein KIN-12B: protein MKHSVQPRSTILRENQEAMLSPNPSSARQKWLTPPPYRKNKPSKENAPPSDLNSSPAVTGMKIMKSPLPPRHPNSNPLKRKLSVESGCSEIGAVAAGSSDSGVKVIVRMRPPTKDEEEGEIVAQKVSNDSLSISGHSFTYDSIADVQSTQLDIFQLVGAPLVENCLAGFNSSVFAYGQTGSGKTYTIWGPANALLDENLASDQQGLTPRIFQRLFERIEEEQVKHSDKQLAYQCRCSFLEIYNEQITDLLDPSQRNLQLREDVRTGVYVENLTEECVSTMKDVTKLLMKGLSNRRTGATSINAESSRSHSVFTCVVESHCKSMADGLSRLKTSRINLVDLAGSERQKLTGAAGERLKEAGNINRSLSQLGNLINILAEVSQTGKHRHIPYRDSKLTFLLQESLGGNAKLAMICAISPAQSCKSETLSTLRFAQRAKAIKNKAVVNEEMQDDVNILREVIRQLKDELIRVKANGSQADQKGNHSLGWNARRSLNLLKFNLNRPMTVPPLDEDGDTEMEIVEEAELLGLLPGGSKEVGILRKTLSKSFLVGPSEGRNEEKHSSCKGEVGSEDADITMEEEVPEQVVQRDNKVIHGAGLQNLENCSMAEESIHQICEEENVEAGLKKSMSKRLDSDSSQEPIEIDCLPSLAINLINQGVKGELVEEIASEQCEGYNERTPANSSKCSEGDAACRDVSVVTNDISPILKSPTPSVSPRVNSSRKSLRTSSMLSASQKDLRESKLDEPHFSFAKPSNSICLDSQANQRSKRCFTSTEQLAASLHRGLEIISNRQSTSLRRSSFRFSCKPADIRAIIPVAKVDVGVQTIVTDDQSFVGGSIFLCSKCKERNSQQELKYANDVSNMQLVRVDESQLVHADGLQLVPTDGLQLVPADGSQLVPADGSQSCEKFKIQVPKAVEKVLAGAIRREMALEEICAKQTSEIMQLNRLIQQYKHERECNAIIGQTREDKIVRLESLMDGILPTEEFMEDELLSLTHEHKLLKEKYENHPEISSAKIELRRVQDELEQYRNFFDLGERDVLMEEIQDLRSQLYFYVDSSPKPSKKESSPLQLAYPCESSEPSALSTIPESTEVSAEQRIEKERIQWSQTESKWMCLVEELRLDLEASRNMAEKHKQELNLEKKCSEELKEAMQMAMQGHARMLEQYAELEEKHMQLLIRHRKIQDGIKDVKKAAAKAGVKGAESKFINALAAEISALKVEREKERRYYRDENKGLQAQLRDTAEAVQAAGELLVRLKEAEEATTAAEKRAIEAEHETSSAYKQIDKLKKKHEKIINNLNQLLEESRLPKQRSEVIDNSETNTYDAREMMTNGGDQLSREEFESFYNREEEEEDLSKLVEPSSWFSGYDRCNI, encoded by the exons ATGAAGCATTCAGTACAACCAAGAAGCACAATCTTAAGGGAGAATCAAGAAGCAATGTTGAGTCCAAACCCTAGCTCTGCGAGGCAGAAATGGCTGACGCCACCGCCATATCGGAAGAACAAGCCGTCTAAAGAGAATGCTCCTCCTTCAGATCTGAATTCTTCACCGGCTGTTACCGGTATGAAGATAATGAAGAGTCCGTTACCTCCTAGGCATCCTAATTCCAATCCCTTGAAGCGGAAGCTCAGTGTTGAATCCGGTTGTTCGGAGATTGGCGCTGTTGCTGCTGGATCTTCAGACTCTGGAGTTAAa GTTATAGTGAGGATGAGGCCACCAACCAAGGATGAGGAAGAGGGTGAAATTGTTGCACAGAAGGTCTCTAATGATTCTTTGTCAATATCCGGACACAGTTTTACATATGACTCTATCGCTGATGTCCAATCAACACAG CTAGATATATTTCAGCTTGTGGGAGCTCCTCTCGTTGAAAATTGCCTTGCTGGGTTTAACAGCTCAGTATTTGCTTATGGGCAG ACTGGTAGTGGAAAGACATATACAATATGGGGACCAGCCAACGCCTTGTTGGATGAAAACTTGGCAAGTGATCAACAAGGCTTAACACCACGTATTTTTCAACGACTTTTTGAACGAATTGAGGAG GAACAAGTTAAACATTCTGACAAGCAGCTTGCCTATCAATGTCGGTGCTCTTTTCTTGAG ATATACAATGAACAAATCACTGATCTGTTGGATCCTAGTCAGCGAAACCTCCAG CTAAGGGAGGATGTGAGAACTGGTGTATATGTTGAAAATTTGACCGAGGAATGTGTTTCTACCATGAAGGATGTGACAAAGCTCTTGATGAAG GGCTTGTCAAACAGGAGAACTGGCGCTACTAGTATAAATGCTGAGAGTTCACGTTCTCACAGTGTATTTACTTGTGTTGTCGAATCACATTGcaag agTATGGCCGATGGCTTAAGCCGCCTAAAGACGAGCAGGATAAATCTCGTTGATCTTGCTGGATCAGAAAGGCAAAAACTAACTGGTGCAGCTGGAGAGCGTCTGAAGGAAGCTGGGAACATCAATCGCTCCCTGTCACAGCTGGG GAACTTGATAAACATTCTAGCAGAAGTTTCCCAAACAGGAAAGCATCGGCACATTCCCTATAGAGATTCCAAGTTGACATTTTTGTTACAGGAGTCTCTTGGTGGGAATGCAAAACTTGCAATGATATGTGCCATTTCTCCAGCCCAGAG TTGTAAGAGCGAGACTCTCAGTACCCTGAGATTTGCCCAGCGTGCAAAGGCAATCAAGAATAAGGCTGTTGTCAACGAGGAGATGCAAGATGATGTAAACATCTTGAGAGAAGTAATACGACAGTTAAAG GATGAACTGATAAGAGTAAAGGCCAATGGATCTCAAGCAGATCAAAAAGGAAATCATTCATTGGGGTGGAATGCACGTAGAAGCTTAAACCTTTTGAAATTCAACCTCAACCGTCCAATGACAGTACCTCCTCTAGATGAAGATGGTGACACAGAAATGGAGATCGTTGAGGAAGCTGAACTATTAGGTCTCCTGCCGGGAGGAAGTAAAGAGGTCGGTATCTTGCGAAAAACTCTTTCCAAGAGTTTCTTGGTTGGTCCTTCTGAAGGACGTAACGAGGAAAAGCACAGCTCATGCAAGGGAGAGGTAGGTTCTGAGGATGCAGACATCACCATGGAGGAAGAGGTACCTGAACAAGTTGTCCAACGTGATAACAAAGTTATTCATGGTGCTGGGCTGCAGAACTTGGAAAATTGTTCTATGGCTGAAGAATCAATTCACCAAATTTGCGAAGAAGAAAATGTTGAGGCTGGTTTGAAGAAATCCATGTCGAAGCGGCTTGATAGTGATTCTTCTCAAGAGCCCATTGAAATTGATTGTTTGCCATCTCTGGCCATTAATTTGATCAATCAAGGAGTAAAAGGGGAACTAGTAGAAGAAATAGCTTCGGAGCAATGTGAAGGCTACAATGAAAGAACTCCTGCAAACTCTTCTAAATGTTCAGAGGGTGATGCAGCCTGTAGAGACGTTAGTGTAGTTACAAATGATATATCTCCTATTTTGAAGTCTCCCACTCCAAGTGTTTCACCAAGAGTTAATAGCAGTAGAAAAAGTCTAAGGACATCATCAATGCTGAGTGCTTCTCAGAAGGATCTTAGAGAGAGTAAGCTGGATGAACCACATTTTTCCTTCGCTAAGCCTTCAAACAGTATTTGTTTGGACTCTCAAGCTAATCAGAGAAGTAAAAGATGTTTTACATCGACTGAACAATTAGCTGCTAGTCTACATAGGGGACTTGAAATTATAAGTAATCGCCAGAGTACATCTTTGAGGCGGTCCTCGTTCAGATTTTCTTGCAAACCTGCTGATATTAGAGCAATTATTCCAGTTGCTAAAGTAGATGTTGGGGTCCAAACTATTGTTACAGATGATCAGTCATTTGTAGGAGGGTCAATTTTCTTGTGTAGTAAATGTAAGGAAAGGAATTCCCAGCAAGAACTTAAATATGCCAATGATGTCTCAAACATGCAATTGGTTCGTGTCGATGAATCACAGTTGGTACATGCTGATGGATTGCAGTTGGTACCTACTGATGGATTACAGTTGGTACCTGCTGATGGATCACAGTTGGTACCTGCTGATGGATCACAGTCCTGCGAAAAGTTCAAGATTCAAGTACCCAAA GCTGTAGAAAAAGTATTGGCAGGAGCAATACGGAGGGAGATGGCACTTGAAGAAATATGTGCCAAGCAAACTTCTGAGATCATGCAACTCAACCGCTTG ATTCAACAGTACAAACATGAGCGAGAATGCAATGCCATTATTGGCCAAACACGCGAGGACAAGATTGTTCGTCTTGAGAGCTTAATGGATGGAATTTTACCAACAGAGGAGTTCATGGAGGATGAATTGTTATCACTCACTCATGAGCATAAG CTTCTGAAGGAGAAATATGAGAATCATCCAGAAATCTCAAGTGCGAAAATTGAATTAAGAAGAGTTCAAGATGAGCTGGAACAGTATCGGAACTTCTTTGACTTGGGTGAGAGGGATGTTTTGATGGAGGAGATTCAGGATTTGAGAAGCCAGCTCTACTTCTATGTAGATTCTTCACCGAAACCATCCAAGAAAGAAAGTTCTCCTCTGCAATTAGCTTATCCATGTGAGTCAAGTGAGCCTTCGGCTTTATCTACTATTCCAGAGTCAACTGAGGTGAGTGCTGAACAGAGAATTGAAAAGGAGAGGATTCAATGGTCCCAAACAGAGAGTAAATGGATGTGTCTTGTAGAGGAATTGAGGTTAGACTTAGAAGCTAGCCGCAACATGGCTGAAAAGCATAAACAAGAACTGAATTTGGAGAAGAAGTGCTCGGAAGAGCTGAAAGAAGCAATGCAGATGGCAATGCAGGGACATGCACGCATGCTTGAACAGTATGCTGAACTTGAAGAGAAGCATATGCAATTGCTTATAAGGCATAGGAAGATCCAAGATGGTATAAAGGATGTCAAGAAAGCAGCTGCAAAGGCAGGAGTgaagggtgctgaatctaaaTTTATCAATGCTCTTGCTGCTGAAATTTCAGCTCTAAAAGTTGAAAGGGAAAAAGAGAGGCGCTATTATAGGGATGAAAATAAGGGGCTTCAGGCCCAACTGAGAGATACTGCCGAAGCTGTACAAGCAGCTGGTGAATTGCTTGTGCGGCTTAAAGAGGCCGAAGAAGCTACCACAGCTGCTGAG AAACGAGCTATTGAGGCAGAGCACGAAACCAGCTCAGCTTACAAACAGATTGACAAACTGAAGAAGAAACATGAAAAGATAATCAACAATTTGAATCAGTTACTCGAAGAATCCCGTCTGCCTAAACAAAGATCAGAAGTCATTGATAATTCTGAAACAAACACATATGATGCGAGGGAGATGATGACTAATGGAGGTGATCAGCTGAGCAGAGAAGAATTTGAGTCATTTTACAATAGagaagaggaggaggaagaCTTGTCAAAATTAGTAGAGCCCTCTTCTTGGTTCTCTGGATATGATAGGTGCAACATATAG
- the LOC101268319 gene encoding transcription factor bHLH62 gives MEKGNLFINDDNTTYEHLQNCFFNPNLDNNNSDPFESALSSMVSSPISIPNNNSGSDNFVLRELIGRLGSICNNTNNNSSSTNNSCYSTPLNSPPKLNLSMRGNLPPTQFTTDPGFAERAARFSCFATNLESNHSIKIQDVNLVQRNSEFGDSRENSSLSEQMIGQNDTNSRKRKSISKGKSSKIVNDKNESNAKRSKSEENENKVTKKEENAVLEENKDNQKATEPPKDYIHVRARRGQATDAHSLAERVRREKISERMKLLQDLVPGCNKVTGKAVMLDEIINYVQSLQRQVEFLSMKLATVNPRMDFNMEALLSKDMFQSRGSLGHNMYQSETSTQAFPYGFQSQPNQNYHKGTEFPFQINSLNPNLIRNSSMQLPPLDGFVEPTPQVPTFFEDDLNSVVQMGFGQNQNQSFPGVAGNVPNSQMKVEL, from the exons atggaaAAGGGAAATTTGTTCATAAATGATGATAACACTACCTATGAACATCTTCAAAATTGTTTCTTTAATCCCAATTTAGATAACAACAATTCTGATCCATTTGAATCAGCATTGAGTTCAATGGTATCTTCTCCTATTTCAAttcctaataataatagtgGTAGTGATAATTTTGTATTAAGGGAATTAATTGGTAGACTAGGAAGTATTTGtaacaatactaataataatagtagtagtactaATAATTCTTGTTATAGTACCCCTTTAAATTCTCCACCAAAATTGAATCTTTCTATGAGAGGTAATTTACCACCAACACAATTTACTACTGATCCTGGATTTGCAGAAAGAGCTGCTAGATTTTCTTGTTTTGCTACAAATTTAGAAAGTAATCATTCCATCAAGATTCAAGATGTCAATTTGGTTCAAAGAAATTCTGAATTTGGAGATTCAAGAGAAAATTCATCACTTTCTGAGCAAATGATTGGTCAAAATGAtacaaattcaagaaaaagaaaatcaatttccaAGGGAAAATCATCCAAGATTGTCAAT GATAAAAATGAATCAAATGCCAAAAGAAGCAAGTCtgaggaaaatgaaaataaagtaacaaaaaaagaggaaaatgctgttttagaagaaaataaagataaCCAAAAGGCAACAGAACCACCAAAGGACTATATTCATGTGAGAGCTAGAAGGGGACAGGCCACAGATGCACATAGTCTAGCTGAAAGA GTGAGAAGGGAGAAAATTAGTGAAAGAATGAAGCTTTTACAAGATCTTGTACCAGGCTGCAATAAg gTGACTGGAAAAGCTGTAATGCTTGATGAGATTATTAACTATGTACAATCACTTCAACGTCAAGTTGAG TTCCTTTCAATGAAATTAGCTACTGTGAATCCAAGAATGGACTTTAATATGGAAGCACTTCTTTCCAAGGAT ATGTTTCAATCTAGGGGATCATTGGGACATAACATGTATCAATCAGAAACATCAACCCAAGCATTTCCTTATGGATTTCAATCTCAACCAAACCAAAATTATCATAAAGGAACAGAGTTTCCTTTCCAAATTAACTCATTGAATCCTAATTTGATCAGAAATTCAAGTATGCAATTGCCTCCTCTAGATGGTTTTGTTGAGCCTACCCCTCAG gTCCCCACATTCTTTGAGGATGATCTCAATAGTGTTGTTCAAATGGGATTTGGACAAAATCAGAACCAAAGTTTTCCGGGTGTAGCAG GCAATGTACCTAATTCTCAAATGAAAGTTGAACTATGA